Part of the Candidatus Omnitrophota bacterium genome is shown below.
ATCTACAAGAGTAATGAATTCAACCTGTTTTTCTTTCCCTGAGAAATTGTACCCGCTGAATTTAAAAGCATTTCTTAAATCTAAAACAAACTTCTCAAAGAAAATATCCAAATCCTCTTCAACTGCCTGCTCATTTATTTTCTGCCAAATTTTTATACCATTGTTAAAAGTGGCATATATTGCCAGGGATACAACGGCTAAAAGCGCCGTAACAATAAGCAATTCAACCAGGGTAAAAGCTTCTTTATTCCTTCTTCTTATACTCTGCATATGCGCTTCTTGATAGCCCCGCTTTTCTTTGGCCTTGTTGCCAATAAAGATCCAGGTCGATTTTGTATAAACCACCATCGATCAAGCTGTAATTTAGGCCCCAGCTAAAAGTCTTACCCGACTTTTGAAATTCACCTGTTGTTTGCAGCTGGGCCAAAGCGCCAAACTTATTCAAACCATCCTGCGCCTGCCAAAGCTGTTCATCCATCCACGGAATAAGGTTGAGATAATTGGTGTAACGGTTAAAGGCATCTAAGGAAGTAAAAAATGCCCCATATATCAGAACAGTCCCCAGAGACAAAACCACTGTGGTAACCATTACCTCTATAAGGGTAAACCCTTTATTCCCAATTTTTAACGTCATCCTCGGTTCCTTCTTGGCCATCCCTTCCCAATGAATACAGATCATAATCGGCCC
Proteins encoded:
- a CDS encoding prepilin-type N-terminal cleavage/methylation domain-containing protein — its product is MTLKIGNKGFTLIEVMVTTVVLSLGTVLIYGAFFTSLDAFNRYTNYLNLIPWMDEQLWQAQDGLNKFGALAQLQTTGEFQKSGKTFSWGLNYSLIDGGLYKIDLDLYWQQGQRKAGLSRSAYAEYKKKE